The Apium graveolens cultivar Ventura chromosome 11, ASM990537v1, whole genome shotgun sequence genome has a window encoding:
- the LOC141697024 gene encoding ubiquitin domain-containing protein DSK2a-like — translation MGAEGESTQSVPPAAADEESVQINVRCSNGAKFSVQASLRSTVLDFKQLVSQNCDVPAVQQRLIYKGRILKDDQTLDSYGLQADHTVHMVRGSPPLATPPATAAASVGNPNANQDSTQRVNPNDGGGLGGVGLGASLFPGLGGMGLGAGGGTGAPGLFGAGLPEFEQVQQQLTQNPNMMREIINTPAIQNLMNNPDLMRSLIMSNPQMREIIDRNPELGHILNDPSILRQTLEAARNPELMREMMRNTDRAMSNIESSPEGFNMLRRMYENVQEPFLNATTMGGGGGNDPGSNPFAALLGNQGGGNQGTNASNDSANTGSETAAATTIPNSNPLPNPWGGTAGAQTNTAARSNHTGAAGIGGLGGLGLPGLDRTMGIPDPSAMNQLLQNPGVSQMMQSMLSNPQYMNQFLGTNPQLQSMSDMNPQLREMMQNPEIIRQLTSPEMMQRMSTFHQALLSQQNRQPSTQEPAQTGGIAGAGAQNNMGLDMLMNMFSGLGASGLNVPTTPDLPPEELYATQLLQLQEMGFFDTQENIRALRATSGNVHAAVERLLGNLGQ, via the exons ATGGGCGCTGAAGGCGAGTCAACTCAGTCGGTCCCTCCCGCCGCCGCCGATGAAGAATCCGTTCAAATCAACGTCCGTTGCTCTAACGGCGCTAAGTTTTCCGTTCAGGCGAGTCTCCGATCCACTGTTCTCGATTTCAAACAACTTGTTTCGCAGAATTGCGATGTTCCTGCTGTTCAACAACGCTTGATTTATAAAGGACGGATCTTGAAGGATGATCAAACCCTAGATAGTTATG GTCTTCAGGCAGACCACACTGTGCACATGGTTCGCGGGTCTCCCCCTCTTGCAACGCCACCAGCAACAGCTGCGGCGAGTGTTGGTAATCCAAATGCCAATCAAGATTCCACCCAGCGTGTTAATCCTAATGATGGAGGCGGGTTAGGAGGTGTGGGTCTTGGGGCATCACTATTTCCTGGGCTTGGCGGCATGGGCTTAGGTGCAGGTGGTGGCACTGGTGCGCCTGGTTTATTTGGAGCTGGACTTCCAGAGTTTGAGCAAGTGCAGCAACAACTGACTCAAAATCCCAACATGATGCGGGAAATAATAAATACACCGGCCATTCAAAATCTTATGAATAACCCAGACCTAATGCGCAGCTTGATTATGAGCAATCCCCAGATGAGGGAGATCATTGACCGAAACCCAGAGCTTGGTCATATTCTTAATGATCCTAGCATTCTTAGGCAAACTCTAGAGGCTGCTAGGAATCCCGAGCTTATGCGGGAGATGATGCGCAACACTGATAGGGCAATGAGTAATATTGAATCGTCACCCGAGGGCTTTAACATGCTCAGGCGCATGTATGAAAATGTTCAAGAGCCTTTTCTGAATGCTACAACAATGGGAGGGGGCGGTGGAAATGATCCGGGATCAAATCCTTTTGCAGCTCTTCTAGGGAATCAGGGTGGCGGTAACCAAGGCACTAATGCTTCTAATGACTCTGCCAATACTGGTTCTGAAACAGCTGCAGCAACTACTATTCCTAATAGCAACCCTCTTCCTAACCCATGGGGTGGTACTGCTG GTGCCCAAACAAACACAGCTGCAAGGTCAAATCATACAGGAGCAGCAGGAATTGGTGGGTTGGGAGGGCTGGGTCTCCCAGGGTTGGATCGCACGATGGGCATTCCAGATCCATCAGCAATGAACCAGCTTCTGCAGAATCCTGGTGTTTCGCAGATGATGCAGAGCATGCTTTCGAACCCGCAATACATGAATCAG TTTCTTGGAACTAATCCTCAACTCCAAAGTATGTCTGACATGAACCCTCAATTAAGAGAAATGATGCAAAATCCAGAAATTATTCGTCAGCTTACCTCGCCTGAAATGATGCAG CGGATGTCAACATTTCATCAGGCACTTCTCTCTCAGCAGAACAGACAGCCATCGACTCA GGAACCAGCTCAAACCGGAGGGATTGCAG GTGCTGGAGCACAAAATAACATGGGGCTGGATATGTTGATGAATATGTTTAGCGGACTTGGAGCCAGTGGCTTGAATGTCCCAACTACTCCCGATT TGCCCCCAGAAGAGCTCTATGCTACTCAATTATTGCAACTTCAAGAAATGGGTTTCTTTGATACCCAAGAGAATATTAGGGCACTGCGTGCTACATCAGGAAATGTGCATGCAGCAGTGGAGAGATTGTTAGGTAACCTCGGTCAGTAG